In one window of Paraflavitalea soli DNA:
- a CDS encoding alpha/beta hydrolase, translating to MQKLLFLLTLTIWLVGCKKKSDEGSGYDKKANIAYGTDAQQVLDLYLPGNANASSTKLMILIHGGAWADGDKADFDIYINELQRRLPDYAFANINYRLYTSTGQNKFPAQEEDVKAAVNFLLNKSADYKYSKDFILLGASAGGHLALLQGYKYANIAKPKAIISFFGPTDFTDLYHNPGMPIVPTLLATIIGATPSQNAALYDSYSPVHFVTPQSPHTLLLHGGKDELVPVRQAIQLTDKLNAAKVVYEYIYYPTEGHSWTGPNLDDSFNKVEAFIRKHVP from the coding sequence ATGCAAAAACTCCTATTCCTTTTAACCCTGACCATTTGGCTTGTTGGCTGTAAAAAGAAAAGTGACGAGGGTTCCGGCTATGACAAAAAGGCTAATATTGCTTATGGAACAGATGCCCAACAAGTGCTGGACCTATACCTGCCTGGTAATGCCAATGCGAGCAGCACCAAATTAATGATCCTGATACACGGAGGGGCCTGGGCTGATGGCGACAAGGCTGATTTCGATATTTATATCAATGAGTTACAACGTCGTTTACCGGATTATGCTTTTGCGAATATTAATTACCGACTTTACACTTCCACAGGGCAAAATAAGTTTCCCGCACAGGAAGAGGATGTAAAAGCGGCGGTAAACTTCCTCCTGAATAAATCTGCGGACTATAAATACTCCAAAGACTTCATCCTGCTGGGCGCCAGCGCCGGCGGGCACCTGGCGCTGCTGCAAGGTTATAAGTACGCCAATATAGCCAAACCGAAAGCCATCATCTCCTTTTTCGGACCCACAGACTTTACGGACCTTTATCACAACCCAGGTATGCCTATCGTGCCTACCCTGCTGGCTACGATCATAGGGGCTACTCCTTCCCAAAATGCCGCCTTGTATGACTCCTATAGTCCTGTTCATTTTGTAACGCCGCAATCACCTCATACGCTGCTGTTGCACGGAGGTAAAGATGAGTTGGTACCTGTAAGACAGGCCATCCAGCTTACTGATAAGCTCAATGCCGCCAAGGTGGTCTATGAATACATTTATTATCCCACGGAAGGTCATAGCTGGACGGGCCCCAACCTGGACGATTCGTTTAATAAGGTAGAGGCCTTCATCCGGAAGCACGTGCCTTAA
- a CDS encoding GNAT family N-acetyltransferase, whose product MLYEVRETEHPALPYVQELYEASFPFRERREWHQVLSLLSHEAMRLMVLVEESTYVGFVIVWRVGSWYFVEHLAIDPAQRGKQYGSQLMHEIIEYGQHRIILEVEPGDDETARRRIRFYEKLGLHLVAFAYQQPPYRLGESPLPMQLMSMPPITSASKLGGIAEVIKTTVYEAFY is encoded by the coding sequence ATGCTTTATGAAGTACGCGAAACGGAACATCCCGCTTTACCATATGTACAAGAATTGTATGAAGCTTCATTCCCTTTCCGGGAAAGAAGGGAGTGGCATCAGGTATTATCGTTGCTATCGCATGAAGCTATGCGGTTAATGGTACTGGTAGAAGAAAGTACTTATGTAGGTTTTGTTATTGTATGGCGCGTCGGCTCCTGGTATTTTGTAGAGCACCTGGCCATTGATCCTGCGCAACGGGGAAAACAATATGGCAGCCAGCTGATGCATGAGATCATTGAGTACGGACAGCATCGGATCATTTTAGAGGTAGAGCCGGGTGACGATGAGACAGCCAGACGGCGTATCCGTTTTTATGAAAAGCTTGGCTTGCACCTGGTAGCATTTGCTTACCAGCAACCTCCTTACCGGTTGGGTGAATCACCGCTCCCTATGCAACTGATGAGCATGCCTCCCATTACGAGCGCCAGCAAGCTAGGAGGTATTGCAGAGGTGATCAAAACCACGGTTTATGAGGCCTTTTACTGA